One Bradyrhizobium zhanjiangense DNA segment encodes these proteins:
- a CDS encoding TRAP transporter substrate-binding protein, with protein MKRRDFIKVTGLGAAGAATLAAPAIAQSMPEIKWRMPTSWPKSLDTLFGGAEMMCKMVAEATDNKFQIQIFAAGEIVPGLQVLDAVQNGTCEIGHTASYYYFGKDPTFTFGSAVPFGPNMRINQAWYMLGGGRDVLNEFYKGYNVVSLLAGNTGCQMGGWFRKEVNTPDDMKGMKFRIGGFAGRVLQKLGVVPQQLAGGDIYPALEKGTIDAAEWVGPYDDEKLGFYKIAPHYYYPGWWEGGPMLLAFVNLDKWNALPKYYQSVLEQAGHYANNYMMARYDNANPLALKKLLASGTKLHAFSPSIMDACHKAAKELHAEVGATNASFKKVHDSLAKFTSDGYAWFQVAEVGYDIFMARRSQS; from the coding sequence ATGAAGAGAAGAGACTTCATCAAGGTCACGGGACTTGGTGCGGCCGGCGCCGCCACGCTCGCGGCGCCCGCGATCGCGCAGTCGATGCCGGAAATCAAATGGCGCATGCCGACGAGCTGGCCGAAATCGCTCGATACGCTGTTCGGCGGCGCCGAGATGATGTGCAAGATGGTCGCGGAAGCGACCGACAACAAATTCCAGATCCAGATCTTCGCCGCCGGCGAAATCGTGCCGGGTCTCCAGGTGCTCGACGCCGTGCAGAACGGCACCTGCGAGATCGGCCACACCGCGTCCTACTACTATTTCGGCAAGGACCCGACCTTCACCTTCGGCTCGGCCGTGCCGTTCGGTCCCAACATGCGCATCAACCAGGCCTGGTACATGCTGGGCGGCGGGCGCGACGTGCTCAACGAGTTCTACAAGGGCTACAACGTCGTCTCGCTGCTCGCGGGCAACACCGGCTGCCAGATGGGCGGCTGGTTCAGGAAGGAGGTCAACACGCCCGACGACATGAAGGGCATGAAATTCCGCATTGGCGGCTTTGCCGGCCGCGTGCTCCAGAAGCTCGGCGTGGTGCCGCAGCAGCTCGCCGGCGGCGATATCTATCCGGCGCTGGAGAAGGGCACCATCGACGCCGCCGAATGGGTCGGCCCCTATGACGACGAGAAGCTCGGCTTCTACAAGATCGCGCCGCACTACTACTATCCCGGTTGGTGGGAAGGCGGACCGATGCTGCTGGCCTTCGTCAACCTCGACAAGTGGAACGCGCTGCCGAAATATTACCAGAGCGTGCTGGAGCAGGCCGGCCACTACGCCAACAACTACATGATGGCGCGCTACGACAACGCCAATCCGCTGGCGCTGAAGAAGCTGCTTGCGAGCGGCACCAAGCTGCACGCCTTCTCGCCGTCGATCATGGATGCCTGCCACAAGGCCGCCAAGGAGCTGCACGCCGAAGTCGGCGCGACCAACGCCAGCTTCAAGAAGGTGCACGATTCCCTCGCCAAGTTCACGAGCGATGGCTACGCCTGGTTCCAGGTCGCCGAGGTCGGCTACGACATCTTCATGGCGCGGCGCTCGCAGAGCTGA
- a CDS encoding TRAP transporter substrate-binding protein, with product MKRRDFLKVSAAGAAATAVASPAIAQSSPEVKWRLTSSFPKSLDTIYGGAEQVAKYVAEMTDNKFQIQVFAAGEIVPGLQALDATSSGTVEMCHTVSYYYVGKDPTFAIFASVPFGLNARQQNSWLYQGGGNELANEFFKKSNVIGFPCGNTGTQMGGWFRKEIKTVADLSGLKMRIGGIAGQVLQKVGVVPQQLAGGDIYPALEKGTIDAAEWVGPYDDEKLGFAKVAKYYYYPGFWEGGPTVHAFANLEKWNALPKNYQAILTNATANANSWMAARYDMQNPAALKRLVAGGTQLRPFTNEVLEACLKATNELWAEISGKNADFKKSIDAMQAYRSDEYLWWQVAEYTYDSFMIRSRTRG from the coding sequence ATGAAGCGTCGTGATTTTCTCAAAGTGTCGGCAGCGGGCGCGGCGGCGACCGCGGTGGCCTCGCCGGCAATCGCGCAGTCCTCGCCCGAGGTGAAGTGGCGCCTGACTTCGAGCTTCCCGAAGTCGCTCGACACCATCTATGGCGGCGCCGAGCAGGTGGCGAAATACGTCGCCGAGATGACCGACAACAAGTTCCAGATCCAGGTGTTTGCCGCCGGTGAAATCGTCCCCGGCCTGCAGGCCCTCGATGCGACCTCGAGCGGCACGGTCGAGATGTGCCACACGGTGTCCTACTATTATGTCGGCAAGGACCCGACCTTCGCGATCTTCGCCTCGGTGCCGTTCGGCCTCAATGCGCGCCAGCAGAATTCGTGGCTCTATCAGGGCGGCGGCAACGAGCTCGCCAACGAGTTCTTCAAGAAGTCGAACGTGATCGGCTTCCCCTGCGGCAACACCGGCACCCAGATGGGCGGCTGGTTCCGCAAGGAGATCAAGACGGTTGCCGACCTCTCCGGCCTGAAGATGCGCATCGGCGGCATTGCCGGCCAGGTGCTCCAGAAGGTCGGCGTGGTGCCGCAGCAGCTCGCCGGCGGCGACATCTATCCGGCACTGGAGAAGGGCACCATCGACGCGGCCGAGTGGGTCGGTCCCTACGATGACGAGAAGCTCGGCTTCGCCAAGGTCGCCAAGTACTACTATTATCCGGGCTTCTGGGAAGGCGGTCCGACCGTCCACGCCTTCGCCAACCTGGAAAAGTGGAATGCGCTGCCGAAGAACTATCAGGCGATCCTCACCAACGCGACGGCCAACGCCAACAGCTGGATGGCCGCGCGTTACGACATGCAGAACCCGGCGGCGCTGAAGCGTCTGGTCGCCGGCGGCACCCAGCTGCGTCCCTTCACCAACGAGGTGCTGGAAGCATGCCTCAAGGCGACCAACGAGCTGTGGGCTGAGATCTCGGGCAAGAACGCCGATTTCAAGAAGTCGATCGACGCCATGCAGGCCTACCGCTCCGACGAATATCTGTGGTGGCAGGTCGCCGAATATACCTACGACAGCTTCATGATCCGCTCGCGCACCCGCGGCTGA
- a CDS encoding Mrp/NBP35 family ATP-binding protein, which yields MSVTQQQVLDSLARIKSPRGVALTNANVLSAISASDGKVFFSINVDAAEARAWESIRAEAEAAVRAIPGVTTAMVALTAERKPGSAPPPPPQPSRGTPGVQPVHAHKPPQGGQSPMARQSEIPGVAAVIAVASGKGGVGKSTTALNLALGLRDLGLKVGLLDADIYGPSVPRLTGLRDKPELNDERKMIPLRRFGLAIMSIGFLVEEETAMIWRGPMVMSAVTQMLRDVEWGKLDVLVVDMPPGTGDAQLTLAQNVPLKGAVIVSTPQDLSLIDARRGLAMFKKVNVPVLGIVENMSYFQCPHCGTKSDIFGHGGARHEAEKLGVPFLGEIPLHMAIRATSDAGNPVVDSEPDGPHAAIYRAIAGQVRDQLKGVIAAA from the coding sequence TTGAGCGTGACGCAGCAACAGGTTCTCGACAGCCTTGCCCGGATCAAGTCGCCGCGCGGGGTCGCGCTCACCAATGCCAACGTGCTGAGCGCGATCAGCGCCTCCGACGGCAAGGTGTTCTTCTCGATCAATGTCGATGCCGCCGAAGCACGGGCCTGGGAGTCCATCCGGGCCGAAGCGGAAGCCGCCGTCCGTGCCATTCCCGGCGTCACCACCGCGATGGTGGCGCTCACCGCCGAGCGCAAGCCGGGCTCCGCGCCGCCGCCACCCCCGCAGCCGAGCCGTGGCACGCCCGGCGTGCAGCCGGTCCATGCTCATAAACCGCCGCAGGGCGGCCAATCGCCGATGGCGCGGCAATCGGAAATCCCGGGCGTTGCCGCCGTGATCGCGGTCGCCTCCGGTAAGGGCGGGGTGGGCAAGTCGACCACCGCGCTCAATCTGGCGCTCGGCCTGCGCGACCTCGGCCTCAAGGTCGGGCTGCTCGACGCCGACATCTACGGCCCCTCGGTGCCGCGGCTGACCGGCCTGCGCGACAAGCCGGAGCTGAACGACGAACGCAAGATGATTCCCCTCCGGCGCTTCGGCCTCGCCATCATGTCGATCGGCTTTTTGGTGGAGGAGGAGACCGCGATGATCTGGCGCGGTCCCATGGTGATGTCGGCGGTGACGCAGATGCTGCGCGACGTCGAATGGGGCAAGCTCGACGTGCTGGTCGTCGACATGCCGCCGGGCACTGGCGATGCCCAGCTCACGCTGGCGCAGAACGTGCCGTTGAAGGGCGCCGTGATCGTCTCGACTCCGCAGGACCTGTCCCTGATCGACGCAAGACGGGGGCTTGCCATGTTCAAGAAGGTCAACGTGCCCGTGCTCGGCATCGTCGAGAACATGAGCTACTTCCAGTGCCCACATTGCGGCACCAAGTCGGACATTTTCGGCCATGGCGGGGCGCGGCACGAGGCCGAGAAGCTTGGAGTCCCGTTCCTGGGCGAGATCCCGCTGCACATGGCGATTCGCGCCACCTCGGATGCCGGCAATCCCGTGGTCGACAGCGAGCCGGACGGACCTCATGCGGCGATCTACCGCGCCATTGCAGGCCAGGTCCGGGACCAGCTCAAGGGTGTCATCGCTGCGGCCTGA
- a CDS encoding VOC family protein, protein MGGVSVGVLDHFNIRTRKLAETVRFYEDVLGLENGARPNFAFPGAWMYSEGKPVVHLVDISPTAEPQKPDSGVVHHVAFVSRGFDGMKQRLASKGMKFESRQVPGGELWQIFVYDPNGVMIELNYEAAREQGAAPAEMADDIGRQ, encoded by the coding sequence TTGGGCGGCGTGAGCGTGGGCGTGCTCGATCATTTCAACATCCGAACCCGAAAATTGGCCGAGACGGTCCGCTTCTACGAAGACGTGCTGGGCCTGGAAAATGGCGCCCGGCCCAATTTCGCCTTCCCGGGGGCCTGGATGTACAGCGAGGGGAAACCGGTGGTGCACCTCGTCGATATTTCTCCGACCGCCGAGCCACAAAAGCCGGATTCCGGCGTTGTCCACCATGTCGCCTTCGTCAGCCGCGGCTTCGACGGTATGAAGCAGCGGCTGGCGTCCAAGGGGATGAAGTTCGAGTCCCGCCAGGTGCCCGGCGGCGAGCTTTGGCAGATCTTCGTCTACGACCCCAACGGCGTCATGATCGAGCTGAATTACGAGGCGGCCAGGGAGCAGGGGGCGGCGCCCGCGGAGATGGCTGACGATATCGGCAGGCAGTAG
- a CDS encoding NAD(P)-dependent oxidoreductase, protein MAKVAFLGLGVMGFPMAGHLVKKGGHEVTVYNRTAAKAKEWADKFGGKTAPTPKAAAEGQDFVMCCVGNDNDLRAVTIGPDGAFAGVKKGATFVDHTTASAEVARELDAAATKAGFKFIDAPVSGGQAGAENGVLTVMCGGAQDAYAGAEPIITGAYARMCKLLGPAGSGQLTKMVNQICIAGLVQGLSEGIHFAKKSGLDVAAVIETISKGAAQSWQMENRYKTMNEGKYDFGFAVEWMRKDLSISLAEARRNGANLPVTALVDQFYAEVEKMGGKRWDTSSLLARLQR, encoded by the coding sequence ATGGCAAAAGTCGCTTTCCTCGGTCTCGGTGTCATGGGCTTCCCCATGGCCGGACACCTCGTGAAAAAAGGGGGCCATGAGGTCACCGTCTATAACCGCACCGCGGCCAAGGCGAAGGAGTGGGCAGACAAGTTCGGCGGCAAGACCGCACCGACCCCGAAGGCCGCCGCCGAAGGCCAGGATTTCGTGATGTGCTGCGTCGGCAACGACAACGATCTGCGCGCGGTCACGATCGGCCCCGACGGCGCGTTTGCCGGCGTCAAGAAGGGCGCAACCTTCGTCGACCACACCACCGCTTCGGCCGAAGTCGCGCGCGAGCTCGATGCGGCCGCGACCAAGGCCGGCTTCAAGTTCATCGATGCCCCCGTCTCCGGCGGCCAGGCCGGCGCCGAGAACGGCGTGCTGACGGTGATGTGCGGCGGCGCGCAGGACGCCTATGCCGGCGCCGAGCCGATCATCACGGGCGCCTATGCGCGGATGTGCAAACTACTCGGCCCCGCCGGCTCCGGCCAGCTGACGAAAATGGTCAACCAGATCTGCATCGCCGGTCTGGTGCAGGGTCTTTCCGAAGGCATCCACTTCGCCAAGAAGAGTGGCCTCGACGTCGCCGCAGTGATCGAGACCATCTCAAAAGGGGCCGCGCAGTCCTGGCAGATGGAGAATCGCTACAAGACCATGAACGAGGGCAAGTACGATTTCGGCTTCGCGGTCGAATGGATGCGCAAGGACCTCTCGATCTCGCTGGCTGAAGCCCGCCGCAACGGCGCCAATCTGCCGGTGACTGCGCTGGTCGACCAGTTCTACGCCGAAGTCGAGAAGATGGGCGGCAAGCGCTGGGATACGTCCAGTTTGCTCGCACGCCTGCAACGCTGA
- the nhaD gene encoding sodium:proton antiporter NhaD — MLSVIAAVFIVAYAAIALEHPLGINKSATALLGAGLLWTIYALSVGDASLVNHQLDESVASTAQIVFFLIGAMTIVEVIDAHNGFEVITSVIRTTKQTTLMWIIGFVTFFLSAILDNLTTTIVMVSLVQKLIGNRSDRLLFASLIVIAANAGGAWTVIGDVTTTMLWIGGQISPVSIMGAVFLPSLLNLLIPLLVIGYSVKGKDIVPPLQREAQALKVELFERNLMFYLGLGTLVAVPVFKAVTHLAPFMGILFGLGILWLVGEIVHRHKDEDARRPLTLVHALTRIDMSSIVFFVGILLAVACLEHARVLELLAKWLDTTVGRLDIIVILLGLLSAIIDNVPLVAATMGMYNLVQYPADSFIWEFIAYCAGTGGSILIIGSAAGVAAMGLEKIEFFWYARRIAGPALVGYLAGALVYIAQHSLLH; from the coding sequence TTGCTGAGCGTGATCGCCGCCGTTTTCATCGTTGCGTATGCTGCCATCGCGCTCGAACACCCGCTCGGCATCAACAAGAGCGCTACGGCTCTCCTGGGAGCGGGCCTGCTCTGGACCATCTACGCGCTGTCCGTCGGCGACGCCTCGCTCGTCAACCACCAGCTCGACGAATCCGTCGCCTCGACTGCGCAGATCGTCTTCTTCCTGATCGGCGCCATGACGATCGTCGAGGTGATCGACGCCCACAATGGCTTCGAAGTCATCACCTCGGTCATCCGCACCACGAAGCAGACCACGCTGATGTGGATCATCGGCTTCGTGACGTTCTTCCTGAGCGCGATCCTCGACAACCTCACGACCACCATCGTGATGGTCTCGCTGGTTCAGAAGCTGATCGGCAATAGGAGCGACCGCCTGCTGTTCGCTTCCCTCATCGTTATCGCCGCCAATGCGGGAGGCGCCTGGACCGTCATCGGCGACGTCACGACGACGATGCTCTGGATCGGAGGGCAGATCTCGCCTGTCAGCATCATGGGAGCGGTATTCCTGCCGTCTCTGCTCAACCTGCTGATACCGCTGCTCGTCATTGGCTATTCCGTCAAGGGGAAGGACATCGTCCCGCCGCTGCAACGAGAAGCGCAGGCTCTCAAGGTCGAGCTGTTCGAGCGCAATCTGATGTTCTATCTCGGCCTCGGCACACTGGTCGCCGTCCCGGTTTTCAAGGCCGTGACGCACCTCGCGCCCTTCATGGGGATCCTGTTCGGGCTGGGCATCCTCTGGCTGGTCGGCGAGATCGTTCACCGCCACAAGGACGAGGATGCGCGTCGCCCCCTCACCCTCGTCCATGCGCTGACGCGCATCGACATGAGCTCCATCGTGTTCTTCGTCGGCATTCTCCTTGCCGTCGCCTGCCTGGAGCACGCCCGCGTGCTGGAGCTGTTGGCAAAATGGCTCGACACCACGGTCGGCCGTCTCGACATCATCGTCATCCTGCTCGGCCTCTTGAGCGCCATCATCGACAACGTGCCGCTCGTCGCGGCGACGATGGGCATGTACAATCTGGTGCAATATCCGGCCGACAGCTTCATCTGGGAATTCATCGCCTATTGCGCCGGCACCGGCGGCTCGATCCTGATCATCGGCTCGGCGGCCGGCGTCGCCGCGATGGGGCTCGAGAAGATCGAATTCTTCTGGTACGCCCGCCGGATCGCAGGTCCCGCGCTTGTGGGTTACCTCGCGGGTGCACTGGTCTACATTGCGCAGCACTCGCTGCTGCATTGA
- a CDS encoding sensor histidine kinase, whose amino-acid sequence MSNPAEKPEVVQLPAEPVSAPSASSRRAAAQRVREARDKLTSTSGTRPAFDAEMLRQYAQTRLSASYVVMLLVVATGVLFGLWMQPIPAAAWTAGMLCIHSAMIRSCRRFLTEAASPAATRAWRTRFVVLDLLYGLCWMAILIHPVLDMVTETLMMFLMLLVIAVSSMLAANLPIAAVAATAPVAVAMALSFVMTGSLDNYILAALALAAEGYFVLLAHRLHSSTFATLEARAEKDALIGELEQAKAISDEARHRAESANVAKSRFLAQMSHELRTPLNAILGFSEVMKSEIFGAHAVPVYKEYSADIHNSGVHLLNLINEILDLSRIEAGRYELNEEAVSLVGIVADCHHLMKLRASSRGITIHEVFEQAMPRLWADERAIRQVVLNLLSNSIKFTPQGGEIWLKAGWTASGGQYLSVKDSGSGIPEDEIPVVLASFGQGSNSIKSAEQGAGLGLPIAKNLIDLHGGTFTLKSKLRIGTEVIVTFPPERVMSALAPLSDDSPPLQPESSLVPDEKRRPRHKPIMSAGTGS is encoded by the coding sequence ATGAGTAACCCCGCTGAAAAGCCCGAGGTTGTGCAGCTTCCGGCCGAGCCGGTGAGCGCTCCATCGGCGAGCAGCCGCAGGGCTGCGGCGCAGCGGGTGCGCGAGGCGCGCGACAAGTTAACCTCGACCAGCGGAACCCGGCCGGCCTTCGACGCCGAGATGCTGCGCCAATATGCCCAGACGCGGCTGTCGGCTTCCTATGTCGTGATGCTGCTGGTAGTCGCCACCGGCGTGCTGTTCGGGCTCTGGATGCAGCCGATTCCGGCCGCGGCCTGGACCGCGGGCATGCTCTGCATCCACAGCGCGATGATCCGCAGCTGCCGGCGGTTCCTGACTGAGGCCGCCTCTCCGGCCGCAACGCGCGCATGGCGAACGCGTTTCGTCGTGCTCGACCTGCTCTATGGCCTGTGCTGGATGGCAATCCTGATCCACCCCGTGCTCGACATGGTCACGGAAACACTGATGATGTTCCTGATGCTGCTGGTGATCGCGGTATCGAGCATGCTGGCCGCCAATCTGCCGATCGCCGCCGTTGCCGCCACCGCGCCGGTCGCGGTCGCAATGGCCCTGAGCTTCGTGATGACCGGCTCACTGGACAATTACATCCTGGCGGCACTCGCGCTCGCGGCCGAAGGCTATTTCGTCCTGCTGGCCCACCGCCTGCACTCCTCGACCTTCGCCACGCTCGAGGCACGCGCCGAGAAGGACGCACTAATCGGCGAGCTCGAACAGGCCAAGGCAATCTCGGACGAAGCACGTCACCGCGCCGAATCCGCCAATGTCGCCAAGTCACGCTTCCTTGCGCAGATGAGCCACGAGCTGCGCACGCCGCTGAACGCTATCCTCGGTTTCTCCGAGGTGATGAAGAGCGAGATTTTTGGCGCACACGCGGTGCCGGTCTACAAGGAGTACTCGGCGGACATCCATAATTCCGGCGTGCACCTGCTCAACCTCATCAACGAGATTCTCGATTTGTCGCGGATCGAGGCCGGCCGCTACGAACTCAACGAGGAAGCAGTGTCGCTAGTCGGCATCGTCGCCGACTGCCATCATTTGATGAAGCTGCGCGCCTCGAGCCGCGGCATCACCATCCACGAAGTGTTCGAGCAGGCCATGCCGCGGCTCTGGGCCGACGAGCGTGCGATCCGCCAGGTCGTGCTCAACCTGCTTTCCAACTCCATCAAGTTCACGCCGCAGGGCGGCGAGATCTGGCTCAAGGCGGGATGGACCGCTTCGGGTGGACAATATCTCTCGGTGAAGGATTCCGGCTCCGGAATCCCCGAGGACGAGATCCCGGTCGTGCTCGCCTCGTTCGGCCAGGGCTCCAACTCGATCAAATCGGCCGAACAGGGCGCAGGCCTCGGCCTGCCCATCGCCAAGAATCTGATCGACCTGCATGGCGGCACGTTCACGCTGAAATCGAAGCTGCGCATCGGCACCGAGGTCATCGTCACCTTCCCGCCGGAGCGCGTGATGAGCGCGCTGGCGCCGCTGTCGGATGATTCTCCGCCGCTCCAGCCCGAGAGTTCGCTCGTTCCCGACGAGAAGCGCCGGCCGCGCCACAAGCCGATCATGAGCGCAGGCACGGGCTCTTAA
- a CDS encoding DUF1289 domain-containing protein — MSKETPCVAVCMIDPKTKLCFGCGRTLPEIARWHAMDSAERLTVMALLPARMDQAGLAPIAASPKRT, encoded by the coding sequence ATGAGCAAAGAAACGCCGTGCGTCGCCGTCTGCATGATCGATCCCAAGACCAAGCTTTGCTTCGGCTGCGGCCGGACTTTGCCGGAGATCGCGCGCTGGCACGCCATGGACAGCGCCGAGCGGCTGACGGTCATGGCGCTGTTGCCGGCGCGCATGGATCAGGCAGGACTCGCACCGATCGCGGCATCGCCGAAACGTACCTGA
- a CDS encoding TIGR02281 family clan AA aspartic protease: protein MIRFLLVLIMLAGTAGAVVAYGDPDQIARASHRVSHIFRAQTAAPAPAVHIPRGQGGEFALRAKINGVTAPMVIDTGATSVVLTWETAKAIGLPLEMLEYDVDLETAGGHTKAARLTLDRLAVGKLVEKSVPALVVQRGQMKTNLLGMSFLDRLESWGVRADTLMLTGYPELQKGPRRSRIAID from the coding sequence ATGATCCGCTTCTTGCTTGTACTCATCATGCTCGCCGGCACCGCAGGTGCGGTCGTCGCCTATGGCGATCCCGACCAGATCGCGCGCGCCAGCCACAGGGTCTCGCACATCTTCCGCGCGCAGACCGCCGCCCCGGCCCCCGCCGTGCATATCCCGCGCGGCCAGGGTGGTGAGTTCGCACTGCGTGCGAAGATCAACGGCGTCACCGCGCCGATGGTGATCGATACAGGTGCGACCTCCGTGGTGCTGACCTGGGAAACCGCGAAAGCGATCGGACTGCCGCTCGAGATGCTCGAATACGACGTCGACCTGGAGACCGCGGGCGGCCACACCAAGGCGGCGCGGCTCACGCTCGACCGTCTCGCGGTCGGCAAGCTGGTCGAGAAGTCGGTGCCGGCCCTGGTCGTGCAACGTGGCCAGATGAAGACCAATCTGCTCGGCATGAGCTTCCTCGACCGCCTGGAAAGCTGGGGCGTGCGCGCGGACACGCTGATGCTGACAGGTTATCCGGAGCTCCAGAAGGGCCCCCGCCGCTCGCGCATCGCGATCGACTAG
- the dusA gene encoding tRNA dihydrouridine(20/20a) synthase DusA, translated as MGRTEVNALKSHDYRFSVAPMMDWTDRHCRVFHRQLTRRALLYTEMLTTGAIIHGDRERLLGFDACEHPVALQLGGSDPHELALAARIGEAFGYDEINLNVGCPSDRVKDGRFGACLMAEPELVARCVDAMKRAVAVPVTVKCRIGIDDQDPEVALDTLARAVVASGSDALIVHARKAWLNGLSPKENRDIPPLDYDRVYRLKRAMPGVPIIINGGIPGIDDAKAHLAHVDGVMLGRAAYQEPWRLLSVDTDIFGEAAPHASMQDALEAMMPYIEQQLARGTRLHAITRHFVGAFHAVPGARAFRRHLAERGVKPGAGLDVLREAIARVGAPAPAEAA; from the coding sequence ATGGGACGGACAGAGGTCAATGCCTTGAAATCGCATGACTATCGCTTTTCCGTGGCGCCGATGATGGATTGGACGGACCGGCATTGCCGGGTGTTCCACCGTCAACTGACGCGGCGGGCGCTGCTTTATACGGAGATGCTGACCACGGGCGCCATTATTCATGGCGATCGGGAGCGGCTGCTTGGGTTCGACGCGTGCGAGCATCCGGTGGCGCTTCAGCTTGGCGGGTCGGATCCGCACGAGCTAGCGCTGGCTGCGCGGATCGGTGAGGCGTTCGGTTATGACGAGATCAATCTCAATGTCGGCTGCCCGTCCGATCGCGTGAAGGATGGCCGGTTCGGCGCCTGCCTCATGGCGGAGCCGGAACTGGTGGCGAGATGCGTCGACGCCATGAAGCGCGCGGTCGCGGTTCCCGTCACTGTGAAGTGCCGTATCGGGATCGACGACCAGGACCCTGAAGTGGCGCTCGATACGCTCGCGCGCGCGGTGGTGGCGTCCGGCAGCGATGCGCTGATCGTGCACGCCCGCAAAGCCTGGCTCAACGGCCTTTCGCCGAAGGAGAACCGCGACATCCCGCCGCTCGACTATGATCGCGTCTATCGGCTCAAACGCGCAATGCCTGGTGTGCCCATCATCATCAATGGCGGCATCCCGGGCATCGACGATGCGAAGGCGCATCTTGCCCATGTCGACGGTGTGATGCTCGGCCGCGCCGCCTATCAGGAGCCGTGGCGGCTGCTCAGCGTCGATACCGACATCTTCGGCGAGGCGGCGCCGCACGCGTCCATGCAGGACGCGCTCGAGGCGATGATGCCCTACATCGAACAGCAGCTCGCGCGCGGCACCCGGCTGCACGCGATCACGCGGCATTTCGTCGGCGCATTCCACGCCGTTCCCGGCGCGCGCGCCTTCCGCCGCCATCTTGCCGAGCGGGGGGTGAAGCCGGGCGCCGGTCTCGACGTGCTGCGCGAGGCGATCGCGCGTGTCGGTGCACCTGCGCCAGCGGAGGCGGCGTAG
- the dhaK gene encoding dihydroxyacetone kinase subunit DhaK: MKKFINSVDDVLAESLDGLAAAHADILALGAERKFVRRRELNPRKVALVSGGGSGHEPLHAGFVGCGMLDAACPGQVFTSPTPDQIVEAAQAVAGEAGVLFIVKNYAGDRMNFEMAAEIAEGRTATIVTDDDVAVENSTHSIGRRGVAGTLIVEKIVGAAAEKGADLKGCVALGERVNARTRSMGVALTSCTVPAAGTPTFSLGEDEMEVGVGIHGEPGRRRVKLERADAIADEMTTAIAQELDARDGAEALLLVNGFGGTPMIELYLMYNAARRMLEKRGLRIARSLVGSFVTSLDMAGCSLTVSLLDTETTALWDHPVHTAALKW; the protein is encoded by the coding sequence ATGAAAAAATTCATCAATTCGGTCGACGACGTGCTCGCGGAGAGCCTCGACGGGCTTGCCGCCGCGCATGCCGATATCCTCGCGCTCGGCGCGGAGCGGAAATTTGTGCGGCGCCGCGAGCTGAATCCGCGGAAGGTTGCGCTCGTATCGGGCGGCGGCAGCGGGCACGAGCCGCTGCATGCGGGCTTCGTCGGCTGTGGCATGTTGGATGCCGCATGTCCGGGGCAGGTTTTCACCTCGCCGACGCCGGACCAGATCGTCGAGGCGGCACAGGCGGTTGCGGGAGAGGCCGGCGTGCTATTCATCGTAAAGAACTATGCGGGTGACCGCATGAATTTCGAGATGGCGGCCGAGATCGCCGAGGGCCGCACGGCGACCATCGTGACCGACGATGACGTCGCGGTCGAAAACTCGACCCACAGCATCGGGCGTCGCGGCGTGGCTGGCACGCTCATCGTGGAGAAGATCGTCGGCGCGGCTGCCGAGAAGGGCGCCGACCTCAAAGGCTGCGTCGCGCTCGGCGAGCGCGTCAACGCGCGCACGCGTTCGATGGGGGTGGCGCTGACGAGTTGCACGGTCCCGGCCGCGGGCACGCCGACCTTCTCGCTCGGCGAGGACGAGATGGAGGTGGGGGTCGGCATTCACGGCGAGCCGGGACGTCGCCGCGTCAAGCTGGAGCGGGCCGATGCGATCGCTGACGAGATGACGACGGCTATCGCGCAGGAGCTCGACGCGCGCGACGGCGCCGAGGCCCTCCTGCTCGTCAACGGATTTGGCGGCACGCCGATGATCGAACTCTACCTGATGTACAACGCGGCGCGTCGGATGCTCGAGAAGCGCGGTTTGCGCATCGCTCGCTCGCTGGTCGGCAGCTTCGTTACCTCGCTGGACATGGCTGGGTGTTCGCTCACCGTCAGCCTGCTCGACACTGAGACGACCGCGCTCTGGGACCATCCCGTGCACACGGCGGCATTGAAATGGTGA